The Rubripirellula amarantea genome includes the window CGCGGCAGCGTCGGCTTGTGTCGCTGTGGTGACCGTTATTTGCGGGCGACCGGCAGCATATTTAGCCGGGTCTGACTTGACCGCGTTCACACAGCCGGCACAACAAACGTAGAGTTTCTGTCCGTTCACATCGACTGCCACGGGATCGCCCATACTGCCGAGCGGCTTTCCGCTGACGGGACATATCTTTTGACGGCCAATTGCGGCGGCGGCCAGTTGTTGCTCGCTGGCGGGAACCGTTGCGACCTCGTTGAAACTGACGACATTTCCGCCCGAAGCCGTCATGCCGACCAACTGAATATCGACGTCGATTTGCCGACCAGCAAGCTGCGAAAGATTCACTGGAGCCGTTAGCGCTCCTTTGCCGTCGGGAAGCAAGTCGTAGCGATAGCGTTTCGCGTTGCCTTCAACGCGCACTGAGACAGCACCGCGTCCCTGGTCGACCGAGACTGGCTGGCCCGTGCGATCGTAGACGAACATTTGCAGCCCGCCTTGGGAAACAATTGTTTCGATTTTCAGGTTGCCGGTTTGTTTCAGACTGCCGCCATGCGGCCCCACTTGAGTTGCTTCTCGAGCCTGGGTCATGCCGGGCATCGCGTGGTTGCGTCCAGCGTGGTCGTGCTGCGATTGAATCGTTTGCCCAAACACAGACGATGTGAACATCGCGAGCGAGAAAGCAGTGATAATGAGTGTTCGTTTCATGGGAGAACTCCGTTGTGAAAGTTAGGACGCCATCCGTTGGGTCCGTCGATCTTGGTGAGGTTGATTGATTGGATGCCCGAGTCGTGAATTCCTTCACGGGCAAATGAAGAAATTTATGCCGCTTTCATGAGTTCCTCCTCCGGCATCGCTTCGGTTCCTTCCCAAAGCTCGTCTTGAAATCCAAATCGCATTTTCAATTCCAGATAGCCGCAATAGAGCGTCGGCACGATGAATGAAGTGAATGGTTCGGCTAGCATTCCTCCGAACACTGGAATCGCCATCGCTCGGGCAACGTCAGCCCCACGACCTGTCGCGATCAACACCGGAATCAATGCGGCCAGCGTCGTCACCGTGGTCATCATGCAAGGCCGAATGCGTTTGAGTCCCGCTTCGTAAACCACGATGCGAATGTCTTCGACCGATTCGATCTTGCGTTTCTTGAGAAGTTGATGGATGTAGGTCGCCATCACGACGCCATCGTCGACCGCGAGACCGAACAACGCGATGAAACCAACCCAAACTGCCGTGTTGAGTTCCACGCCCATCGTTGCAACTGCGATCATGCCACCAGCGAAGGCGACTGGGATACCGGAGAACACGGCTAACGAAATCGAGAGATTTCGGAACTCCATGTAAAGCAACATCAGATTGATGCAGATCACCATCGGAATGATCCACATCAAGCGTCGATTGGCTTCGATTTGATTACGGAAGCTGCCCACGGCTTCGAGGGAATAACCGGCTGGCAATGACAACCGATTCGGGTCGGACGAAGGCAGCGACTGTGCCACGCGAAGCTGTTCTTCGATCGCGGAGACCGATTCCAAATCGCCCTTGCTGCCATTGGTCATGAAAGAAACGTGTGCGACGAGTCGACCGTTTTCGCTGTTGATTGCACCTGGCCCCCAAGTCGTTTCCAGCGTTGCGAGTTCTTCTAATGGCACAACGGCCCCCGAGTGCGTGACGACGGGCAATCGTTTCAGACCGTCGATCTGTTCGCGGAGGTCGCGGTTGTACCGAAGCCGCACGGGATAACGTTCTCTCCCCTCGACCGTTTTAATCAGGTTCATTCCGCCGAGGGCTGTTTCGATGACTTGGTTCACCATCGACGAACTCATCCCGTACCGCGATGCCGCCTCACGATCGACGGTGAACTCGACGTAGGGTTTGCCAAGCACAATATCGGGATTGACGGTGCCGGCGTTGATCAGTGGCGACTTTTTCAATTCAGCCGAAACATTCATTGCCGCGTCAGCCAATTCGTCAAGCTGGTTGCCGTAAACTCGAATGGCCATCGGTGCCTTGATGCCAGACTGCAACATCACCACGCGGCCCTCGATCGGTTGTAGCGCCGAGGCGGGCGTGACACCTGGCAACGTAGCGACTCGGTTGATTTCGTCCCACACGTCGCGAGCAGTGACGCCTTCTCGCCACTCGTTTTCGGGTTTGAGCATCACGTAGGTTTCGACCATCGCTGCGGGCGCGGGATCGAGCGCCGATTCCACGCGGCCTATCTTGCCGAGCACATCTTTGACTTCGGGAATCTGGCCGATCAGCACGTCCTGGGTTTGTAAGACCTGCATCGCTTGCGAGAAGCTCGCCGCCGGGTACAGCGTCGGCATGTAGAACCAACTTCCCTCGTCCAAGGCGATCCAGTCGTCACTTTGCAAACCCGTGAAGACGTGCTTGGCGTCGACGTAGCCGGGGAAATCATTCAGCTCGGCACCAAATAGGTTCGCGAACTTCTCGATCGGACGCATCACTGTCGGCATTCCGATGTAGGCTCCTACACCGATGAACAGCAGCACTAGCGGAAACGAGAGTGCGAATGCTTTGTGATTGAGCGCATGTCGCAGTCGCGCCGCGTAAATCCAGCGAACGAAGCGGCTCGACGGAATTTCTTCGATGGGTCGAATTCGTTCTCGCATCAACTGCCAACCGCCAATGAAGCCGATCATGGCTGCGACTGCGGTCACAATCCAAGTATCCAGGCCAAAGCGTTCTGCCAGTCGCGATCCCCAAAGGAAATGTGATACGGCACCTAGCAAACCGGAGAGCGACAACGCAGAAACCAACGCGGTTGATTTGCGACGTACATTGCTTCGCAGCATCAATCGACATAAAGCCGGCACGATCGTGACGGCAGCGATCATTGCTGCAGCAATCGCAAATGTCTTGGTATAAGCCAGCGGCGAAAATAGCTTGTAATCGCGACCGGTCAAAAAGAAGACCGGCAGAAAGCTGACGATGGTTGTCGCCACGGCAGTTACGACGGCTGGTGCGACTTCGACCGTTGCTTCGTAGACAACTTCCGCACGAGGTTGCTTGATTCTCGCCTCTGCGCTTCCTGATTCCCAATCAGAAAGGTGTTGGTAAATGTTCTCCGAAACGATGATTGCCATGTCGACCATCGTGCCGATCGCGATCGCGATGCCGGCGAGCGACATGATGTTCGCACCGACGCCGACCACCCGCATCGCGATGAACGACATCAGTACGGCGGCAGGCAAACAAATTGCGACGACAAAACTGCTGCGAATGTG containing:
- a CDS encoding efflux RND transporter permease subunit encodes the protein MLNLIIRFCVKEPWLVVLLTIGLSVAGWISFKSIPIDAIPNIGENQVIVLTPWPGRSPKDIEDQVTYPLSVSLLAVPGAESVRGKSMFGYSFVQVTFKDEIDFYWARSRVSEQLGSAASQLPDGVVPQLGPDATGLGQVYYYTLQPPDEGMGLAELRSMQDFVVKYELQAVEGVSEVASIGGYVRQYQIEVDPDKLRFHNVSLDKLAMAIKGSNVDVGAKTVETTGMEFIVRSTGFLGSGGDKDKAVEDIEDTVIMQRDGVPVRVRDIAAVQIGPDFRRGALDYNGAEAVGGVVVMRYGENPRVVIDRVKEKIAAITPSLQGVTIHGVYDRSGLIDETMATLTHALRDEIIITAIIILLFLLHIRSSFVVAICLPAAVLMSFIAMRVVGVGANIMSLAGIAIAIGTMVDMAIIVSENIYQHLSDWESGSAEARIKQPRAEVVYEATVEVAPAVVTAVATTIVSFLPVFFLTGRDYKLFSPLAYTKTFAIAAAMIAAVTIVPALCRLMLRSNVRRKSTALVSALSLSGLLGAVSHFLWGSRLAERFGLDTWIVTAVAAMIGFIGGWQLMRERIRPIEEIPSSRFVRWIYAARLRHALNHKAFALSFPLVLLFIGVGAYIGMPTVMRPIEKFANLFGAELNDFPGYVDAKHVFTGLQSDDWIALDEGSWFYMPTLYPAASFSQAMQVLQTQDVLIGQIPEVKDVLGKIGRVESALDPAPAAMVETYVMLKPENEWREGVTARDVWDEINRVATLPGVTPASALQPIEGRVVMLQSGIKAPMAIRVYGNQLDELADAAMNVSAELKKSPLINAGTVNPDIVLGKPYVEFTVDREAASRYGMSSSMVNQVIETALGGMNLIKTVEGRERYPVRLRYNRDLREQIDGLKRLPVVTHSGAVVPLEELATLETTWGPGAINSENGRLVAHVSFMTNGSKGDLESVSAIEEQLRVAQSLPSSDPNRLSLPAGYSLEAVGSFRNQIEANRRLMWIIPMVICINLMLLYMEFRNLSISLAVFSGIPVAFAGGMIAVATMGVELNTAVWVGFIALFGLAVDDGVVMATYIHQLLKKRKIESVEDIRIVVYEAGLKRIRPCMMTTVTTLAALIPVLIATGRGADVARAMAIPVFGGMLAEPFTSFIVPTLYCGYLELKMRFGFQDELWEGTEAMPEEELMKAA